In Apium graveolens cultivar Ventura chromosome 10, ASM990537v1, whole genome shotgun sequence, the following are encoded in one genomic region:
- the LOC141689929 gene encoding putative sugar phosphate/phosphate translocator At3g11320 isoform X1: MKGNGQWFTIGLVSAWYTSNIGVLLLNKYLLSNYGFKYPIFLTMCHMTACSLLSYVAIVWMKMVPLQTIRSRPQFFKISALSLVFCGSVVSGNVSLRYLPVSFTQAIGSTTPFFTAVFAYLMTKNREAWLTYAALIPVVTGVVIASGGEPSFHLFGFIMCVGATAARALKSVLQGILLTSEGEKLNSMNLLLYMAPVAVMFLLPATLLMEHNVVGITVALARNDVKIIWYLLFNSALAYCVNLTNFLVTKHTSALTLQVLGNAKGAVAVVVSILIFRNPVSVTGMLGYFLTVIGVILYSEAKKRSK; encoded by the exons ATGAAAGGCAATGGACAATGGTTCACTATAGGGTTAGTGTCAGCATGGTACACATCAAACATAGGTGTATTATTACTAAACAAGTACTTGTTAAGTAATTATGGTTTCAAATACCCTATTTTTCTTACAATGTGTCATATGACTGCTTGTTCTTTATTAAGTTATGTTGCTATTGTTTGGATGAAGATGGTTCCTTTACAGACTATTAGGTCTAGACCTCAGTTTTTTAAGATCTCGGCTTTGAGTTTGGTGTTTTGTGGCTCTGTGGTTAGTGGTAATGTTTCACTTAGGTATCTTCCGGTCTCCTTTACGCAGGCTATTGGTTCCACTACCCCTTTCTTTACTGCTGTGTTTGCATATTTGATGACTAAGAATAGAGAGGCTTGGTTGACTTATGCTGCGTTGATCCCTGTTGTTACTGGTGTTGTCATTGCTAGTGGG GGTGAACCGAGTTTCCATTTATTTGGTTTTATAATGTGTGTTGGTGCTACTGCTGCGAGGGCTTTAAAGTCTGTGCTTCAAGGGATCTTGCTGACCTCAGAAGG GGAAAAGCTGAACTCTATGAACCTTCTACTCTACATGGCACCAGTTGCTGTTATGTTCTTACTGCCTGCAACATTATTAATGGAGCATAATGTTGTCGGCATCACAGTAGCTCTTGCAAGAAATGATGTTAAGATAATTTGGTATCTGCTTTTTAATTCTGCCTTGGCTTATTGTGTGAACTTGACAAACTTCTTGGTGACTAAGCACACTAGCGCTTTGACTCTCCAG GTATTGGGGAATGCAAAAGGGGCCGTGGCTGTGGTGGTTTCAATTTTGATATTCAGGAATCCCGTCTCCGTAACAGGAATGCTGGGATACTTTCTCACAGTTATCGGTGTTATACTGTACAGTGAAGCCAAAAAGAGGAGCAAATAG
- the LOC141693801 gene encoding mitochondrial uncoupling protein 1-like: MVGGGNSKSDISLPGIFVSSAFAACFAEICTIPLDTAKVRLQIQKKAVAGDGVALPKYRGMLGTVGTIAKEEGLSALWKGIVPGLHRQCLYGGLRIGLYEPVKNLYVGENFVGDVPLMKKILAGLTTGALAIAVANPTDLVKVRLQAEGKLAPGVPRRYNGALNAYSTIVRQEGVRALWTGLGPNVARNAIINAAELASYDQVKETILKIPGFTDNVLTHLLSGLGAGFVAVCVGSPVDVVKSRMMGDSAYKNTLDCFVKTLKNDGPFAFYKGFIPNFGRLGSWNVIMFLTLEQAKKFVKSIESA; encoded by the exons ATGGTGGGCGGTGGCAACTCCAAATCAGACATTTCACTACCTGGAATATTTGTTAGTAGTGCTTTTGCTGCTTGTTTTGCTGAG ATTTGTACCATTCCTTTGGATACTGCTAAGGTTAGGCTTCAAATTCAAAAGAAAGCTGTTGCAGGGGATGGAGTAGCTTTACCCAAGTATAGGGGTATGTTGGGTACAGTTGGCACGATTGCGAAAGAAGAAGGTCTATCTGCACTTTGGAAAGGTATTGTGCCAGGTTTACATCGTCAATGCTTGTATGGAGGTTTAAGAATTGGCTTGTATGAACCT GTCAAGAACTTGTACGTGGGTGAAAACTTTGTCGGGGATGTTCCTCTAATGAAAAAAATATTAGCCGGGCTTACAACTG GTGCCCTTGCTATTGCTGTGGCAAATCCTACTGATCTTGTGAAAGTGCGACTTCAAGCTGAAGGGAAACTCGCACCTGGTGTTCCAAGGAGGTATAATGGAGCACTGAATGCTTACTCCACAATAGTGAGACAG GAAGGAGTACGTGCTCTATGGACTGGACTTGGGCCCAACGTCGCCCGAAATGCTATCATTAATGCTGCTGAATTGGCTAGTTATGATCAAGTGAAAGAG ACAATTTTGAAGATCCCAGGGTTCACTGACAATGTTCTTACACATTTACTATCTGGACTGGGAGCTGGTTTTGTTGCAGTTTGCGTTGGCTCCCCTGTTGACGTG GTCAAATCAAGAATGATGGGTGATTCCGCCTACAAAAATACACTTGATTGCTTCGTCAAGACACTGAAGAATGAT GGACCCTTTGCGTTCTACAAGGGCTTCATCCCGAATTTTGGACGGCTTGGGTCTTGGAATGTGATCATGTTTTTGACATTGGAACAG GCAAAGAAGTTTGTTAAAAGTATAGAGTCGGCTTGA
- the LOC141690966 gene encoding uncharacterized protein LOC141690966, translating into MEDFKDDDGRGHKIDDDQGDNNRAADIPRIFPNPITHKLIVDPTRKAVQQKKRTYAPNRLEAIKQEVEKLLEAGFIEEVQFPEWIDTLIDATAEHEMLSFMDGFSGYNQIKRHRDDTRKVSFMTGFGVFCYLVMAFGIKNTGATYQRLVNKIFAHLRKNHGGISILVVEWTISDQEVVGQEIVTPEEGEKDKEEDLTLKENWVFHFDGASKTKSRGVGLVLQSLEWFMIEYTLKLDFPTTNNEAQYEALIVGLGLSRVVRAKSLKICGDPRLVVAQVNGEFETKDDSMAKYLRAVKEIVTQFDEWYAEHVLREKNIICDALSKFASSEIENYLRSIYFQVLRTPTIHGINLIAPIGLTSCGIDPIKNHLETGWLPDDAQEAHKFSVRALRHSLIEGLLYKRSFMIPYLKCLRPHEA; encoded by the exons ATGGAAGATTTCAAGGACGATGATGGTAGAGGCCACAAAATAGATGATGACCAAGGGGATAACAACAGAG CGGCCGACATACCTAGGATCTTCCCCAACCCTATAACTCACAAGCTGATTGTCGATCCGACTCGGAAGGCCGTGCAGCAGAAGAAGAGAACTTATGCTCCCAATAGGCTGGAGGCCATTAAGCAGGAGGTAGAGAAGCTCCTTGAAGCTGGATTTATCGAGGAAGTACAATTCCCCGAATG GATTGACACCCTGATCGATGCTACTGCTGAACACGAGATGCTAAGCTTTATGGATGGCTTCAGTGGTTACAATCAAATTAAAAGGCACAGGGATGACACCCGCAAGGTATCTTTCATGACTGGCTTTGGTGTCTTTTGctatcttgttatggcttttggaaTAAAGAAtacaggagccacctatcaaagatTGGTGAATAAGATATTCGCTCATTTGAGGAAAaaccatggag GAATTAGCATACTTGTGGTTGAATGGACCATTAGCGACCAAGAAGTTGTGGGGCAAGAGATAGTAACCCCAGAAGAAGGAGAGAAGGATAAAGAAGAAGACTTGACTTTAAaggagaattgggttttccatTTTGATGGAGCGTCCAAAACAAAATCTCGTGGTGTAGGCCTAGTCTTGCAAAGTCTAGAATGGTTCATGATAGAATATACTTTGAAATTGGACTTCCCAACTACGAACAATGAAGCACAATATGAGGCTTTGATAGTCGGGTTAGGCTTATCTAGAGTTGTGAGGGCCAAAAGTCTTAAAATTTGTGGAGACCCAAGGCTCGTTGTTGCCCAAGTCAATGGGGAGTTTGAAACGAAAGATGATTCCATGGCTAAATACCTAAGGGCCGTGAAAGAAATAGTAACTCAATTTGATGAATGGTACGCGGAACATGTTCTGAGAGAGAAGAACATTATTTGTGATGCCCTTTCGAAGTTCGCCTCATCTGAAATCGAGAACTATCTAAGAAGTATCTACTTCCAAGTCTTGAGGACCCCGACAATTCATGGCATAAACTTGATAGCACCAATTGGCTTAACTAGCTGCGGGATTGATCCTATCAAGAACCACCTTGAGACAGGTTGGCTTCCTGACGATGCCCAAGAGGCACACAAGTTTTCAGTAAGAGCATTGAGGCACTCTCTGATCGAAGGCCTTTTGTACAAAAGGTCTTTCATGATTCCGTATTTGAAGTGTTTAAGACCTCACGAGGCATAG
- the LOC141689929 gene encoding putative sugar phosphate/phosphate translocator At3g11320 isoform X2 encodes MVHYRAIGSTTPFFTAVFAYLMTKNREAWLTYAALIPVVTGVVIASGGEPSFHLFGFIMCVGATAARALKSVLQGILLTSEGEKLNSMNLLLYMAPVAVMFLLPATLLMEHNVVGITVALARNDVKIIWYLLFNSALAYCVNLTNFLVTKHTSALTLQVLGNAKGAVAVVVSILIFRNPVSVTGMLGYFLTVIGVILYSEAKKRSK; translated from the exons ATGGTTCACTATAGG GCTATTGGTTCCACTACCCCTTTCTTTACTGCTGTGTTTGCATATTTGATGACTAAGAATAGAGAGGCTTGGTTGACTTATGCTGCGTTGATCCCTGTTGTTACTGGTGTTGTCATTGCTAGTGGG GGTGAACCGAGTTTCCATTTATTTGGTTTTATAATGTGTGTTGGTGCTACTGCTGCGAGGGCTTTAAAGTCTGTGCTTCAAGGGATCTTGCTGACCTCAGAAGG GGAAAAGCTGAACTCTATGAACCTTCTACTCTACATGGCACCAGTTGCTGTTATGTTCTTACTGCCTGCAACATTATTAATGGAGCATAATGTTGTCGGCATCACAGTAGCTCTTGCAAGAAATGATGTTAAGATAATTTGGTATCTGCTTTTTAATTCTGCCTTGGCTTATTGTGTGAACTTGACAAACTTCTTGGTGACTAAGCACACTAGCGCTTTGACTCTCCAG GTATTGGGGAATGCAAAAGGGGCCGTGGCTGTGGTGGTTTCAATTTTGATATTCAGGAATCCCGTCTCCGTAACAGGAATGCTGGGATACTTTCTCACAGTTATCGGTGTTATACTGTACAGTGAAGCCAAAAAGAGGAGCAAATAG